The Vibrio gallaecicus genome contains a region encoding:
- a CDS encoding cystathionine beta-lyase — translation MSESKTTKLITAGRDKKWTNGVVNPPVQRASTVVFNTVEEKHKATVNRANKTLFYGRRGTNTHFAFQDAMVEVEGGAGCALYPCGTAAISNTILSFVKTGDHLLMVDTCYEPTRDFCDTMLKKMGVETTYYAPTIGEGIRDLIQENTTVLFTESPGSVTMEVQDIPTLSRIAHETDIVVMLDNTWAAGVNFSPFEFGVDISIQAATKYIVGHSDVMLGTAVANEKCWEQLREQSYLMGQCVSPDDAYLGLRGIRTLDVRLRQHAESSLKVAKWLQSRPEVDHVRHPALETCPGHQFFNRDFTGGNGLFSFVLKSSYPRATTALLDGMKHFSMGYSWGGFESLILANEPKSFDSLRTVAHPQFEGTLIRVHIGLEDVNDLIADLERGLERHNALVLERESNAS, via the coding sequence ATGTCTGAAAGTAAGACAACCAAACTCATAACTGCTGGTCGCGATAAAAAATGGACAAATGGTGTGGTTAACCCACCGGTTCAACGTGCTTCAACAGTTGTGTTTAATACAGTCGAAGAAAAGCATAAAGCAACCGTCAACCGTGCTAACAAAACTCTTTTCTACGGTCGTCGTGGTACGAATACTCATTTTGCTTTTCAAGATGCAATGGTTGAAGTCGAAGGTGGTGCTGGCTGTGCACTTTACCCATGTGGTACCGCTGCCATCTCAAATACTATTTTGTCTTTTGTGAAAACAGGTGATCACCTTTTGATGGTTGATACTTGCTATGAACCTACACGTGATTTCTGCGATACCATGCTGAAGAAAATGGGGGTCGAAACGACTTACTACGCCCCAACTATTGGAGAAGGTATTCGTGACCTTATTCAAGAAAACACCACGGTTTTGTTCACGGAATCTCCTGGTTCTGTAACCATGGAAGTCCAAGATATCCCTACTTTGTCACGCATTGCTCATGAAACTGATATTGTCGTTATGCTTGATAATACTTGGGCTGCTGGCGTGAACTTCTCTCCTTTTGAGTTCGGTGTTGATATCTCTATTCAAGCGGCGACCAAATACATCGTCGGTCACTCTGATGTCATGCTAGGTACAGCCGTTGCTAATGAAAAATGTTGGGAACAGCTACGCGAGCAAAGTTACCTAATGGGACAATGTGTATCTCCTGATGATGCTTACCTTGGTTTAAGAGGCATTCGCACTCTTGATGTAAGATTACGTCAACATGCAGAAAGCAGCCTTAAAGTAGCAAAGTGGCTGCAAAGTAGACCTGAAGTCGACCATGTTCGTCACCCTGCTCTTGAAACTTGCCCTGGGCACCAGTTTTTTAATCGTGACTTTACTGGTGGTAACGGTCTGTTTTCTTTTGTACTAAAGTCTTCTTACCCAAGAGCGACAACGGCACTACTAGATGGTATGAAACACTTCAGTATGGGTTATTCATGGGGAGGGTTTGAAAGCCTAATCCTAGCTAATGAACCAAAAAGCTTTGATAGCTTGAGAACCGTGGCACATCCGCAATTTGAAGGCACTTTGATACGTGTTCATATTGGTCTAGAAGATGTTAATGACCTAATCGCTGATCTAGAACGCGGCTTAGAAAGACATAATGCGCTAGTACTGGAACGCGAATCAAATGCTAGCTAG
- a CDS encoding DNA-3-methyladenine glycosylase I has product MSLLNEEFNTEQESGHQTCAWALKHELEREYHDKEWGIPVYDDYVLFEFITLEGAQAGLSWITILKKREGYRAAFENYDLLKLADLNEEEVPRIIESFDVVKHKGKIASVYNNARAAIELQKEFGSLSNALWQFVDGKPMVNHWEDMSDVPTSTEESKQMSKFLKKRGFKFVGETICYAFMQAMGMVNDHMVNCPKR; this is encoded by the coding sequence ATGAGCTTATTAAACGAAGAATTTAACACTGAACAGGAAAGTGGACATCAAACATGTGCTTGGGCTTTGAAGCATGAATTAGAGCGTGAATACCACGATAAAGAATGGGGTATCCCTGTTTATGATGATTACGTGCTATTTGAATTCATAACCCTTGAAGGTGCTCAAGCGGGTCTTAGTTGGATCACTATTTTGAAAAAGCGTGAAGGTTATAGAGCTGCATTTGAAAATTATGATTTACTAAAGTTAGCAGATTTAAATGAAGAGGAAGTACCGCGTATTATCGAAAGCTTTGATGTTGTTAAGCATAAAGGGAAAATTGCATCAGTTTACAATAATGCTCGTGCTGCTATTGAGCTACAGAAAGAGTTCGGTTCGTTATCCAATGCTTTGTGGCAGTTTGTAGACGGAAAGCCAATGGTTAATCACTGGGAAGATATGAGTGATGTTCCAACTTCTACCGAAGAGTCAAAACAAATGAGTAAGTTCCTGAAAAAGCGCGGTTTCAAGTTTGTAGGAGAAACCATATGTTATGCATTCATGCAAGCAATGGGCATGGTGAATGATCATATGGTGAATTGCCCCAAAAGATAA
- the cls gene encoding cardiolipin synthase — translation MDKVYHFLTIASLVLYWILVAGVTLRVVLKRRAVSVSLAWLMVIYIVPIVGVACYFLFGELNLGRKRAERAKQMFTPFGDWFRQLNHCQAHLPAQVGSPIHKIDELCNNRMGIPALSGNTLSLQASPDEILRSIIKDIESAQTSIKMVFYIWHPGGLADSVASALIQASKRGVEVKVLLDSAGSPRFFRSHWNSMMKDAGIHVVQALEVSPWRIFLRRLDLRQHRKIIVIDESIAYTGSMNMVDPAHFKQCAGVGQWVDIMVRVTGPTVNVLSAIHGWDWEVETGDRILPQLPECQIDDSEAQHPVQVVPSGPGMPEHMILQVLSIAINQSNKSVRITTPYFVPSADLLEILKMTAQRGVNVELIIPHINDSIMVKWASKAFYTELLEAGVKIYEFHGGLLHTKSVVIDEEFCLVGTVNIDMRSLWLNFEVTLAVDDVKFTTELSQLQQSYIDNSYCVDLENWNKRGLPARFFERLFYLFNPLL, via the coding sequence GTGGATAAGGTTTATCATTTTCTAACTATCGCTTCACTGGTGCTGTATTGGATTCTCGTTGCAGGTGTCACGCTTCGAGTTGTTCTTAAAAGACGAGCTGTCAGTGTGTCTCTCGCGTGGTTGATGGTCATTTACATCGTCCCAATCGTTGGCGTTGCCTGCTATTTTTTGTTCGGAGAGCTCAACTTAGGTAGAAAACGAGCAGAACGAGCAAAACAAATGTTTACCCCTTTTGGAGATTGGTTCAGACAGCTGAATCACTGCCAAGCACATTTACCTGCTCAAGTCGGCTCACCTATCCATAAAATTGATGAGCTTTGCAATAATCGAATGGGTATTCCTGCTTTAAGTGGTAATACACTTTCCCTACAAGCATCCCCCGATGAAATACTCCGCTCCATAATCAAAGACATAGAAAGTGCACAAACCAGCATCAAAATGGTCTTTTATATCTGGCATCCTGGAGGTTTAGCTGACTCTGTCGCCTCTGCTTTAATCCAAGCATCCAAACGAGGTGTGGAAGTTAAGGTGTTACTTGATTCCGCTGGAAGCCCTAGATTTTTTAGGAGTCACTGGAATTCAATGATGAAAGATGCCGGTATTCATGTAGTACAAGCATTAGAAGTAAGCCCTTGGCGTATCTTTTTGAGAAGGTTAGATCTTAGGCAGCACAGGAAGATCATTGTGATCGACGAATCCATTGCGTATACCGGTTCTATGAATATGGTAGACCCCGCTCATTTCAAACAATGTGCAGGCGTTGGGCAATGGGTAGACATAATGGTGCGAGTAACAGGACCAACGGTGAATGTACTATCAGCCATTCATGGCTGGGATTGGGAAGTAGAGACGGGTGACCGTATTCTTCCTCAACTTCCCGAATGCCAAATTGACGACTCAGAGGCTCAACACCCTGTTCAAGTTGTACCTTCCGGCCCCGGCATGCCTGAACATATGATATTGCAGGTATTGAGTATCGCGATCAATCAATCCAACAAATCGGTACGCATTACCACACCCTACTTTGTTCCTAGCGCAGACTTACTTGAAATCTTGAAGATGACAGCCCAGCGAGGAGTCAATGTTGAACTTATCATTCCTCATATTAATGACTCTATAATGGTTAAATGGGCATCCAAAGCTTTCTATACTGAATTATTAGAAGCTGGAGTGAAAATCTATGAATTTCATGGCGGGTTACTTCATACAAAATCGGTAGTCATTGATGAAGAGTTTTGTTTAGTAGGGACTGTCAATATTGATATGCGTAGCTTGTGGCTGAATTTTGAAGTAACGCTAGCAGTTGATGACGTTAAGTTCACTACTGAACTGTCTCAACTTCAACAATCATATATAGATAATTCGTATTGCGTGGATTTGGAAAATTGGAATAAACGAGGTTTACCCGCACGATTTTTTGAAAGGCTATTCTACCTTTTTAACCCGCTACTCTAG